A region from the Altererythrobacter sp. H2 genome encodes:
- a CDS encoding ligase-associated DNA damage response DEXH box helicase, with product MTPTAIPPELGAWFAGRGWRVRRHQAEMLGASDAGQHALLVADTGAGKTLAGFLPTLAAFCPSRSEDDPPPEGLHTLYVSPLKALAHDVQRNLLTPVSELGLPVRIETRSGDTPSDRKKRQRVKPPHVLLTTPESLSLLLSYPESADLFAGLKRVVIDEVHAFATGKRGDLLALCLARLQALAPQLQRAALSATLADPESYRAWLAPWGEVDTVTLVEAEPGAPPVVEILLPEEERVPWGGHAGRWAIPQLYEEIRRNRTTLVFTNTRFLAEFVFQLLWEANEDTLPIGIHHGSLSTEARRKVEGAMARGELRALVATASLDLGVDWGDIDCVVQMGAPKGSSRLLQRIGRANHRLDSPSRAILVPGNRFEFLEAMAARDAVDEGQRDGDPFRPGGLDVLAQHVMACACAGPFQEAALLAEVRSSLAYAWLDETAWGRILGFVANGGYALRAYDRFRRIVRDKTGVWRLTHPEHAARHRLNAGIIVDSEMLTVRFRNGRQLGKVEERFAASFSPGDTFFFAGMSLEVELVRDMEVIVRAAKKSATIPSYGGQRLALSTHLAGRVQEMLADRAGWGRFPDDVREWLEVQDWRSRLPAPGELLVESFPHHGKHYSVYYTFEGWNANQSLGMLITRRMEEQGLLPGGFVANDYSLAVWSLKPVSDPVPLLSPDILAHEFVEWVTESHLLRRAFREVAVISGLVERQHPGKRKSGKQVTFSTDLIYDVLRKYEPDHLLLEAAWADARERLTDVGRLADLLERAAGQLVHVTLDRVSPLAVPVMTMIGREAVPQGAVDEELLLEAETLGAEAMRVGPGGGGQRAGKWR from the coding sequence ATGACCCCAACCGCCATCCCCCCTGAGCTGGGAGCCTGGTTCGCAGGGCGCGGCTGGCGCGTGCGGCGGCACCAGGCGGAGATGCTCGGCGCGAGTGATGCGGGTCAGCACGCCCTGCTGGTGGCGGACACCGGGGCGGGCAAGACGCTGGCCGGGTTCCTGCCGACCCTGGCGGCGTTCTGTCCTTCGCGGTCGGAAGATGACCCTCCGCCCGAAGGGCTGCACACGCTCTATGTCTCGCCCCTGAAAGCACTGGCGCATGACGTGCAGCGCAACCTGCTGACTCCGGTGAGCGAGCTAGGGTTGCCGGTGCGGATCGAGACCCGCAGCGGCGATACCCCGTCTGATCGCAAGAAGCGCCAGCGGGTCAAACCGCCCCACGTTCTGCTGACCACGCCCGAATCGCTCTCGCTCCTGCTGAGCTATCCTGAGAGTGCCGACCTGTTCGCCGGGCTGAAGCGGGTGGTGATCGACGAGGTCCATGCCTTCGCCACCGGCAAGCGCGGTGATCTCCTCGCGCTGTGCCTCGCCCGGTTGCAGGCCCTTGCGCCGCAGCTCCAGCGCGCTGCTCTGTCGGCTACTCTGGCGGATCCGGAGAGCTACCGCGCCTGGCTGGCACCGTGGGGCGAGGTGGATACGGTCACGCTGGTCGAGGCTGAGCCCGGCGCGCCGCCGGTGGTCGAGATCCTGCTGCCTGAGGAAGAGCGGGTGCCGTGGGGCGGCCATGCGGGGCGATGGGCGATCCCGCAGCTCTACGAGGAGATCCGCCGCAACCGGACCACTTTGGTGTTCACCAACACCCGCTTCCTGGCGGAATTCGTGTTCCAGCTGCTGTGGGAGGCGAACGAGGACACCCTACCGATCGGCATCCACCACGGCTCACTGAGCACCGAGGCGCGGCGCAAGGTCGAAGGGGCCATGGCGCGCGGCGAACTGCGCGCGCTGGTCGCCACCGCCAGCCTCGACCTCGGGGTCGACTGGGGCGATATCGACTGCGTGGTGCAGATGGGCGCGCCCAAGGGTTCCAGCCGCCTGCTCCAGCGGATCGGGCGGGCCAACCACCGGCTCGACAGCCCCAGCCGCGCGATCCTGGTGCCCGGCAACCGGTTCGAATTCCTCGAGGCGATGGCGGCGCGTGATGCGGTGGACGAGGGACAGCGCGATGGCGATCCCTTCCGCCCCGGCGGGCTCGATGTGCTGGCGCAGCACGTGATGGCCTGCGCCTGTGCCGGGCCATTCCAGGAGGCGGCACTGCTGGCCGAGGTCCGCTCCAGCCTCGCCTATGCCTGGCTGGACGAGACGGCGTGGGGCCGCATCCTCGGCTTCGTGGCCAATGGTGGCTATGCTTTGCGCGCCTATGACCGCTTCAGGCGGATCGTGCGCGACAAGACGGGCGTCTGGCGCCTGACCCATCCCGAACACGCTGCCCGCCACCGGCTGAATGCCGGGATCATTGTCGATTCGGAGATGCTCACCGTCCGCTTTCGGAACGGCCGGCAACTGGGCAAGGTGGAGGAGCGCTTCGCTGCCTCGTTCTCGCCGGGGGATACCTTCTTTTTCGCCGGGATGAGCCTGGAGGTCGAGCTGGTGCGCGACATGGAGGTGATCGTGCGGGCGGCGAAGAAATCGGCTACGATCCCGTCCTATGGCGGACAGCGGCTGGCGCTGTCGACGCATCTGGCCGGGCGGGTGCAGGAAATGCTGGCGGACCGTGCGGGGTGGGGCCGCTTCCCTGACGACGTGCGCGAATGGCTGGAAGTGCAAGACTGGCGCAGCCGCCTGCCAGCCCCGGGCGAACTTCTGGTCGAGAGCTTCCCCCATCACGGCAAGCACTACAGCGTCTATTATACCTTCGAAGGCTGGAATGCGAACCAGAGCCTGGGGATGCTGATCACCCGCCGGATGGAGGAGCAGGGCCTGCTGCCGGGCGGGTTCGTGGCCAATGACTATTCGCTGGCGGTCTGGTCGCTCAAGCCGGTCTCCGACCCGGTGCCGCTGCTGTCACCGGACATTCTTGCCCACGAATTTGTCGAGTGGGTGACGGAATCGCATCTTCTGCGCCGGGCATTCCGGGAGGTCGCGGTGATTTCCGGCCTGGTCGAGCGGCAGCATCCGGGCAAGCGCAAGTCAGGCAAGCAGGTCACCTTCTCGACCGATCTGATCTACGATGTGCTGCGCAAGTACGAACCGGACCATCTCCTCCTCGAGGCAGCCTGGGCCGACGCGCGTGAGCGGCTGACGGATGTCGGGCGGCTCGCCGATCTGCTCGAACGGGCGGCGGGGCAACTGGTCCATGTCACGCTGGACCGGGTCAGCCCCCTGGCGGTGCCGGTGATGACGATGATCGGGCGCGAAGCCGTGCCGCAGGGTGCGGTGGACGAGGAGCTGCTGCTTGAGGCGGAAACGCTGGGAGCAGAGGCGATGCGGGTCGGACCCGGGGGAGGCGGTCAGCGTGCGGGGAAGTGGCGATAG
- a CDS encoding ExbD/TolR family protein, whose protein sequence is MAMSGGKDDGSPMMEMNTTPLIDVMLVLLIMFIITIPVATHSVDIDLPVPNPNPPPEDMIDPIKNKIVLTPDNQILWNGAAIDSGELVRNLNATKGINPEPELQFEPEAQASYDLSARVLNIIKVSGVTKFGFVGNEQYRSFSKE, encoded by the coding sequence ATGGCAATGTCAGGCGGCAAGGATGATGGATCGCCGATGATGGAGATGAACACGACGCCGTTGATCGACGTCATGCTCGTCCTCCTCATCATGTTCATCATCACCATCCCGGTCGCGACCCACTCGGTCGATATCGACCTGCCCGTGCCGAACCCCAACCCTCCGCCGGAGGACATGATCGACCCGATCAAGAACAAGATCGTCCTGACGCCGGATAACCAGATCCTGTGGAACGGCGCGGCGATCGATTCGGGCGAACTGGTCCGCAACCTCAACGCGACCAAGGGCATCAACCCGGAGCCCGAACTTCAGTTCGAGCCCGAAGCCCAGGCCAGCTACGATCTGTCGGCCCGCGTGCTGAACATCATCAAGGTCTCCGGCGTGACCAAGTTCGGGTTCGTCGGCAACGAACAGTACCGTTCCTTCAGCAAGGAATAG
- a CDS encoding ExbD/TolR family protein has protein sequence MAISMGGGGAETPMSDINTTPLVDVMLVLLIIFLIAIPVAIQQIENLRVPVMVSTESENKVENLLITVTTTDAEGRTASVQKTGFGGATREGACRVYINNTTLVSSEELYDQAFQRLDSIVQRAGGPEALMADPALIPQVHIRGDVNAPWRCVAGTIYNVQAAGYPTVGFISTPVDPN, from the coding sequence ATGGCCATTTCGATGGGAGGCGGCGGCGCTGAGACGCCGATGTCGGACATCAACACCACGCCGCTGGTCGACGTGATGCTGGTGCTCCTGATCATCTTCCTGATCGCCATTCCGGTCGCCATCCAGCAGATCGAGAACCTTCGGGTCCCGGTCATGGTGTCGACGGAATCGGAGAACAAGGTCGAAAACCTGCTGATCACGGTCACCACCACCGATGCCGAAGGCCGCACAGCGTCCGTCCAGAAGACGGGCTTTGGCGGCGCCACGCGGGAAGGGGCATGCCGGGTCTACATCAACAACACCACGCTGGTATCTTCGGAAGAGCTTTACGACCAGGCCTTCCAGCGGCTTGACAGCATTGTCCAGCGCGCCGGTGGCCCCGAGGCGCTCATGGCCGATCCGGCCCTGATCCCGCAGGTCCACATTCGCGGCGACGTCAATGCCCCGTGGCGCTGCGTGGCCGGGACGATCTACAACGTCCAGGCAGCGGGTTATCCCACCGTCGGGTTCATCTCGACCCCGGTCGATCCGAACTGA
- a CDS encoding MotA/TolQ/ExbB proton channel family protein, translating to MITEILTAAAGEAPKNSFGFMEAMNQGGVIAWSIFGVLVIMSVGSFYILITKLLEQQKIFKQYNEVRTNFWRAPSLADGRNKLEKNSAWRQLVDDGLAAEESHSKMTDSLEAHDWMVGSLQRSQDSINAKLAGGLPFLASVGATAPFIGLLGTVIGIYRALINIGIEGSASIDKVAGPVGEALIMTAIGLLVAVPAVLAYNWLQSRNKRIGELLNGFSTDILANINSKGSVKPAMAAAAAKPAAAKPATTTGGVSTAPKA from the coding sequence ATGATTACTGAAATTCTTACCGCGGCGGCAGGCGAAGCCCCCAAGAACTCGTTCGGCTTCATGGAAGCCATGAACCAGGGCGGCGTGATCGCATGGTCGATCTTCGGCGTTCTGGTTATCATGTCGGTCGGATCGTTCTACATCCTGATCACCAAGCTGCTCGAGCAGCAGAAGATCTTCAAGCAGTACAACGAAGTCCGCACCAACTTCTGGCGCGCGCCTTCGCTGGCTGACGGCCGCAACAAGCTGGAAAAGAACAGCGCATGGCGCCAGCTGGTCGACGATGGCCTGGCTGCCGAGGAATCGCACAGCAAGATGACTGACAGCCTGGAAGCGCACGACTGGATGGTCGGCTCGCTCCAGCGTTCGCAGGACTCGATCAACGCCAAGCTCGCCGGCGGCCTGCCGTTCCTCGCTTCGGTTGGTGCGACCGCACCGTTCATCGGCCTGCTCGGTACCGTTATCGGGATCTACCGCGCGCTGATCAACATCGGCATCGAAGGTTCGGCCTCGATCGACAAGGTCGCCGGCCCCGTTGGTGAAGCGCTGATCATGACCGCGATCGGTCTGCTCGTCGCCGTGCCGGCCGTGCTTGCCTACAACTGGCTGCAGTCGCGCAACAAGCGCATCGGCGAGCTGCTCAACGGCTTCTCGACTGACATTCTTGCCAACATCAACTCCAAGGGTTCGGTCAAGCCTGCCATGGCTGCCGCGGCTGCGAAGCCTGCTGCTGCCAAGCCGGCAACCACCACCGGCGGCGTTTCGACCGCGCCGAAGGCCTGA
- a CDS encoding energy transducer TonB, which translates to MAYADQQMSGNKVVAIIIVALIHVALGYALITGLAYDAVQKVVERVTTVDIEEPPPPEEEVPPPPPQENTAPPPIVAPPPPINISPAPPTIQTQPTIPPPAPPALRVPPPAPPGPPPAPPPPRVQPKAAEPRGNPGSWANANDYPSRALREEREGVTRFSVQIGPDGRVTSCQVTGSSGHSDLDSTTCSLIQRRARFRPATDGNGDPTSGSWASAVRWEIPQ; encoded by the coding sequence ATGGCTTACGCTGACCAGCAGATGAGCGGCAACAAGGTTGTTGCAATCATCATTGTGGCGCTGATCCATGTGGCACTCGGCTACGCATTGATCACCGGGCTTGCGTATGACGCAGTCCAGAAGGTGGTCGAGCGGGTGACCACCGTGGACATCGAAGAACCACCGCCGCCCGAGGAGGAGGTTCCCCCTCCCCCGCCGCAGGAAAACACGGCACCGCCGCCCATCGTGGCTCCGCCGCCGCCGATCAACATTTCGCCGGCGCCGCCCACGATCCAGACGCAGCCGACCATTCCGCCGCCGGCTCCGCCCGCGCTGCGCGTGCCGCCGCCGGCCCCTCCCGGGCCGCCGCCAGCTCCGCCGCCGCCGCGCGTGCAACCCAAGGCCGCCGAGCCCCGGGGCAATCCCGGCAGTTGGGCCAACGCCAATGACTATCCTTCCCGCGCCCTGCGGGAAGAGCGTGAAGGCGTGACCCGGTTCAGCGTCCAGATCGGCCCGGACGGCCGTGTCACGAGCTGCCAGGTCACCGGTTCCAGCGGCCACAGCGATCTTGACTCGACCACCTGCAGCCTCATCCAGCGCCGCGCCCGTTTCCGGCCGGCAACGGATGGCAACGGTGATCCGACGTCAGGCAGCTGGGCCAGCGCGGTCCGCTGGGAGATTCCGCAATAA